A single window of Undibacterium sp. 5I1 DNA harbors:
- a CDS encoding response regulator has translation MKLLLVEDNRELSSWLTRLLAQSGYAVEQAFSGEDALHLLLTQSYDAILLDLTLPGVKGQAVLKQLRSKDNQVPVLIISALDTLSDIIENLNLGADDYLAKPFDIQELEARLRSLLRRASGKTNPVVACGALSYDSNSKKFSSHGEDINLTPREYAVLEALIRQSGKTVSKKELADGLFTLDDTVSPKALEIYILRLRKKIEGSGAQIITLRGLGYMLTYVAST, from the coding sequence ATGAAATTACTTTTAGTAGAAGATAACCGGGAGCTGTCGTCTTGGCTCACACGGCTATTAGCGCAGTCGGGTTATGCCGTTGAGCAAGCCTTCTCAGGCGAGGATGCGTTACACCTGCTGCTTACGCAAAGTTATGATGCCATCCTGTTAGATCTGACACTACCCGGAGTAAAAGGGCAAGCGGTCTTAAAGCAATTACGCAGCAAAGATAATCAAGTCCCGGTGCTCATCATCAGTGCGCTTGATACCTTGAGCGACATTATTGAAAATTTAAATTTAGGTGCCGACGATTATCTCGCCAAACCGTTTGACATCCAAGAATTAGAGGCACGTCTGCGGTCCTTACTGCGTCGCGCCAGTGGCAAGACGAATCCTGTCGTGGCATGTGGAGCACTAAGCTATGACAGTAACTCAAAAAAATTTAGTAGTCACGGTGAGGACATCAACCTGACGCCAAGAGAATATGCGGTTTTAGAAGCGCTGATACGACAATCCGGGAAAACCGTTTCTAAGAAAGAATTAGCCGATGGCTTGTTCACTCTGGACGATACCGTGTCACCAAAGGCACTAGAAATTTATATTCTTCGCCTACGTAAAAAAATTGAAGGCTCGGGTGCGCAGATTATTACCTTGCGTGGACTGGGATATATGTTGACCTATGTTGCCTCGACTTAA